A stretch of DNA from Coccidioides posadasii str. Silveira chromosome 4, complete sequence:
GCATAGTCCCGGCTCGACTCGGGCCTTGGTGAATAGCCTGCAGCTCCATCGCTGTTGGCACCTTCAGCAAATCGAGAATGCAACACTTTTTGAGTTGGCGGAAAAGACAAACTTTTTGAgcaaataaaaaagaaacagcTAGAAGTCAGTCAGACGAACGGGGGCCCCCCATCTTATGAAGCAGATTTCCGTGTGGCCTTGCTGGAAAGTCGCATAAATGCAGGTTTTGCATAGTTCTTTAGCTCTGTTGATCAACCCCCATCTCTCTCGAGTTAAATTCCGAGTCGATGCCCACGCCCTTCCAGGCGGGATTTGGCTCGTGTGCTGAGAATGCAAAGCTCCGCTCGTCTCCCCGACTCATGCAAGATAAAACCTCATATGATCTCAGCCCTCCCTAAGACCCGTTTGGACTGTATCCCTGTTTCTCAACGTATTATTGGGCTGAGTTTGGACCTTTCTCTGCTTCCGCTGGGATCCCGACGAAAATGACTCACAGGAAGCGGGAAGAATTGCCGGACGAAAACTTTTGATACGAAAATCTACGCAGATACCCTCACCAGTAATATATCTGGTATCTTGGATTGATGTATCCTAACCTCCCGCACATACATAATCAGTATGTATTCCACTAGGTGGACCAGCAAAATTCGAGCTGGACGAGATGAGAAATTGCTATTTAATAACCCATTGTGGAAATCATATCGGAaggggggaagaaaaaaaggaaaaagaaaggtcGCTGCCAATGCACCACGAAACGCCCAATAATTCCGGAGCACAGAACCTAAGGTAAAGTAGACCAAAATGGCTAAAAAACAGAAAATTCCGACCTGGTATCGTAAAGGAGGCATCTTAATAATCTAAATCTGTTGAGCCCATTCTATCACTGGAGTCAAGCACCCTAGTAAAAACGTCAGCATAAGCTCGGGGAGCATTTGCCAAGTACAAATGAAGGAACGTACGAATATTGCTTCACCAACGTTCCCTCTCCTCCTTTTGAAAGATCAATATTAAAAACGTAAAAGTTACCCTCACTTGTCACCACCATCACTTGAGGCGTGTTGCTGCTCATCGCGACAACACTCCGTACAGGTCCAGAGCCACCATTGCCGCCATTCGACTTAGGTAATTTAATCCAGGCAAAATCGCGTTCTGGCTCCCACATTTCCGTTACTCCCTTGGGCAAATAGCCGCCAACGGTGGCCGCGAAGCTATTGCCAACATTTTGGGAGGTACGTCGGATCATTCCCATGAATGTGCCGTTATGTTTTCGAGATGACATCTCGGAACTTGCAGACTCGACAGCAGACTCATCTCCGGAACCTCGACTGGAATCCAGTATGTGGCTTGGACTGCTGGTTTTCGACAACCCTTGTTGCTGTCCCAGTTTGAAAATATGAATGGTCTCCGTCGCTGATGACACGCACAGCAAGGTGGACGTTATGTTAAAGGACATACTATAGATTCGTGACGGCATTGACCCTCTTCTGAACTGGTACAATTTATGAGCAGCGGGAACCGAAAAGACGCGGATAATTGTTCCCTTGTCAGACGCAGTTGCCAAAAGAGTGCCTTCACTGTTCAATGCAAGAAATGATAAAGGTGACTTGTGTGCTTCTACCACATTGACCGCCTCGAGTTTATATGCATCGAATATCAGAACCTCTCCACTGGTTGGAGGGATATGGGTGTTTGAAGGGGGGCCATGGGAGGGAGGAGAGAAGCTTGGTGGAGGGGCCTTTTGAGGAAGAGGATAGGCGAGGTAGCAATTATCTGAGGATGGTGCAAGGGCGCAGATAGCTAGAAATTCGAAGGGATAGAATTAGCCCGGTTTTCC
This window harbors:
- the ATG18 gene encoding autophagy protein (EggNog:ENOG410PH4R~COG:U~TransMembrane:1 (o42-60i)~BUSCO:7741at33183), whose protein sequence is MSMNFVTFNQDYSYLAVGTSKGFRIFTTDPFGKSYETKEENIAILEMLFSTSLVAVILSPRRLQIMNTKRQSVICELTFPTTVLAIRLNRKRLVIVLEDQIYIYDIQTMKLVYTIETSPNPNAICALAPSSDNCYLAYPLPQKAPPPSFSPPSHGPPSNTHIPPTSGEVLIFDAYKLEAVNVVEAHKSPLSFLALNSEGTLLATASDKGTIIRVFSVPAAHKLYQFRRGSMPSRIYSMSFNITSTLLCVSSATETIHIFKLGQQQGLSKTSSPSHILDSSRGSGDESAVESASSEMSSRKHNGTFMGMIRRTSQNVGNSFAATVGGYLPKGVTEMWEPERDFAWIKLPKSNGGNGGSGPVRSVVAMSSNTPQVMVVTSEGNFYVFNIDLSKGGEGTLVKQYSVLDSSDRMGSTDLDY